From the genome of Drosophila melanogaster chromosome 2L, one region includes:
- the RluA-2 gene encoding RluA pseudouridine synthase 2, isoform D yields the protein MESSKLLRNAQTQHGDASSVDVENIFLHRHMLYTNPTSDGNLHDREDSPECVWCPDDKDGSPAESKDPPISISEEKSETQSKEVLSEKRKASSTDDEGHVKKVKLEANSLKTKRPGFSDERYDETSYYFENGLRKVYPYFFTFTTFAKGRWVDEKILDVFVREFRAAPPEEYERSLEAGKLTVNSEKVPKDYKIKHNDLLANVVHRHEVPVTSQPIKIVYMDKDIVVVNKPASIPVHPCGRYRHNTVVFILAKEHNLKNLRTIHRLDRLTSGLLLFGRTAEKARELELQIRTRQVQKEYVCRVEGRFPDGIVECNEKIDVVSYKIGVCKVSPKGKDCKTTFKRIGEVGSDSIVLCKPLTGRMHQIRVHLQFLGYPISNDPLYNHEVFGPLKGRGGDIGGITEEQLISNLISIHNAENWLGLEGDQIVSGEIKDVAASTSVVEAPSVVQAPINSETEKPVISKNLEPSNDATAQIATQTCYEEPDRSFDSKKTTSDPQCSECKINYRDPGTKDLIMYLHAWKYKGVGWEYETELPEWACNSNIDYDKV from the exons ATGGAGAGTTCCAAACTCTTGAGAAATGCACAAACCCAGCATGGAGATGCCTCATCCGTGGACGTGGAAAACATATTCCTGCACCGCCATATGCTATACACAAATCCCACTTCGGATGGCAATCTCCATGATCGGGAAGATTCCCCCGAATGCGTGTGGTGTCCAGACGACAAGGATGGTAGTCCAGCTGAAAGCAAAGATCCACCG ATATCCATATCAGAGGAAAAGTCTGAAACGCAATCAAAAGAAGTTTTGtcggaaaagcgaaaagctaGCAGCACAGATGACGAAGGGCATgtgaaaaaagtaaaattagAGGCCAATAGTCTAAAAACGAAGCGTCCTGGATTCAGCGATGAAAGATACGACGAAACATCGTATTATTTTGAGAATG GTCTGCGGAAGGTGTATccttattttttcacattcacCACGTTCGCCAAAGGACGTTGGGTTGATGAGAAAATTCTGGATGTATTTGTCCGCGAATTTCGAGCCGCACCGCCGGAGGAATATGAACGCAGCCTGGAAGCGGGAAAATTGACTGTTAACTCTGAGAAAGTGCCCAAGGACTATAAAATCAAGCACAATGATCTGCTGGCCAATGTGGTGCATAG ACACGAAGTCCCTGTTACTTCACAGCCCATCAAGATTGTGTACATGGACAAGGATATTGTGGTTGTGAATAAGCCGGCATCGATACCG GTACATCCTTGTGGAAGATATAGACACAACACGGTAGTTTTCATCCTGGCCAAGGAGCACAATCTGAAGAACCTGCGAACCATTCACAGATTGGATCGTCTCACATCTGGCCTACTTTTGTTTGGACGGACTGCTGAAAAAGCCCGCGAATTGGAGCTGCAAATCCGAACTCGCCAAGTGCAAAAGGAATACGTTTGCCGCGTTGAAGGACGCTTTCCAGA TGGCATAGTTGAATGCAATGAGAAAATCGACGTCGTGAGCTACAAAATAGGTGTTTGTAAGGTTTCACCGAAGGGCAAGGACTGTAAGACCACATTTAAAAGAATCGGCGAGGTGGGCAGTGATAGTATTGTTTTGTGCAAACCACTAACAGGACGAATGCACCAAATACGAGTGCATTTACAATTCTTGG GCTATCCCATTTCAAATGATCCTTTGTACAACCATGAAGTTTTCGGTCCATTGAAAGGAAGAGGAGGAGATATCGGTGGAATAACCGAGGAACAGTTGATCAGTAACCTAATTAGCATTCATAATGCAGAAAACTGGTTGGGCTTGGAAGGAGATCAAATCGTATCAGGGGAAATAAAAGACGTAGCAGCAAGTACTTCAGTAGTAGAGGCTCCCTCAGTAGTTCAGGCTCCTATTAATAGTGAAACTGAAAAGCCTGTGATTTCAAAAAACCTTGAACCAAGTAACGAT GCTACTGCACAGATTGCCACCCAAACGTGCTATGAGGAACCAGACAGGTCCTTTGATTCCAAGAAGACAACTTCGGATCCGCAATGTTCTGAATGCAAGATAAACTACAGAGACCCCGGCACAAAGGATCTCATAATGTACTTGCATGCATGGAAATACAAG GGCGTTGGTTGGGAGTACGAAACCGAATTGCCGGAATGGGCGTGTAATTCGAATATTGATTACGATAAAGTATAA
- the Grip75 gene encoding Grip75 — protein MIHDLLLACRSHNPEQLGIKAFNETTVIDQFIHPCEREIFMDIIKIIKVYQEVEQFTHSSGRKSDTHGELPDSLHGYYLLNLAKGIEMALEEYYAEIGRLEKYCLGNERNSLSYVYNALYAKFPLLVFMRNLITEIHVLNLRGCVLLHNLHQQCEHGDIQLEKAIKIIMKPVKNAFFSSLAHWLLFGVIDDVHSEFFIKFTPTDAVDGSSFSKSATCSLLSAEKNPEDYIWQYEVNMSQLPGFFSIVLAEKVLFVGQTVLVFKMGRNVKVKNKTDPLAAKLAELDSDDIYQLWSGRESEFFKMVVDLSNEDTINVFRLEKVIIDIKNYVSARLSEIAVNEVDLERQMGLIKDFFLLGRGEFYLEFCSQMVGTMETYREERFKNVTRSFELAATVTGITDDLDKFSLICQRSTSEPDDTSDFNFLQGLSLKYEYEWPLNLLFSPTTIERYNNIFRFLLIIRTYQYEIQRVWAKQTWRAKSAKDVPPNNKIITLRNYLMFFLNNMQYYIQVDVLESQFGILMNVIKSRSDFEVIQRAHTVFLANVLSHCFLLNESETQLNVTGSQNRNPIYGTLLKLFGICEKFAHMTQTKDPSDDLEDEVDQLNESFGVQIASLIQLLVDVKSASCLGPLSQLLLRLDFNCWFSASHNTSA, from the exons ATGATACACGATTTGTTATTGGCTTGCCGGAGCCACAATCCGGAGCAGCTGGGTATAAAGGCATTCAAT GAAACCACAGTCATTGACCAGTTCATACATCCTTGCGAGCGGGAGATATTTATGGACATTATAAAAATCATTAAGGTTTACCAAGAAGTTGAGCAGTTTACCCATTCATCGGGAAGAAAGTCCGACACACATGGCGAACTTCCAG ATAGTTTGCATGGTTACTACTTGCTCAATTTGGCCAAGGGCATTGAAATGGCTCTGGAGGAGTACTACGCTGAGATCGGACGTCTGGAGAAGTATTGTTTGGGTAACGAGCGCAATTCGCTCTCATATGTCTACAATGCCCTGTACGCCAAGTTCCCCCTTCTGGTCTTCATGCGTAATCTCATCACAGAGATCCATGTGCTGAATCTGCGAGGATGCGTCTTGCTCCACAATCTACATCAGCAGTGCGAGCACGGCGATATTCAACTGGAAAAAGCAATCAAGAT AATTATGAAGCCTGTTAAGAACGCATTTTTCTCCAGCCTGGCTCACTGGCTGTTGTTTGGAGTGATTGACGATGTCCACTCGGAATTCTTTATTAAGTTTACCCCAACGGATGCAGTTGATGGTAGCTCATTCAGCAAATCAGCCACTTGCTCACTTCTG AGCGCAGAGAAAAACCCCGAGGATTACATATGGCAATATGAGGTGAATATGTCTCAGCTGCCAGGATTTTTCTCCATCGTTTTAGCCGAAAAAGTTCTGTTCGTGGGACAAACAGTGCTGGTCTTCAAAATGGGGCGCAACgtaaaagttaaaaacaaaaccgacCCACTGGCGGCAAAACTGGCTGAATTGGATTCAGATGATATCTATCAGCTGTGGAGCGGCAGGGAGTCCGAGTTCTTCAAAATGGTCGTTGATTTGAGCAACGAGGACACCATCAATGTGTTTCGCCTCGAGAAGGTTATTATCGATATCAAGAATTACGTTAGCGCCCGGCTGTCGGAGATCGCTGTGAACGAAGTGGATCTGGAGCGGCAAATGGGACTGATTAAGGACTTCTTTTTGCTAGGCAGAGGAGAGTTCTACTTGGAGTTCTGCTCCCAAATGGTCGGTACCATGGAAACTTATCGCGAAGAACGTTTTAAAAACGTCACTAGATCATTTGAG CTGGCAGCTACTGTCACGGGAATCACAGATGACTTGGACAAGTTTTCACTGATCTGCCAGAGAAGCACGTCTGAACCAGACGATACCTCCGACTTTAATTTTCTGCAAGGCCTCAGTCTAAAATATGAGTATGAGTGGCCATTGAATCTTTTGTTCTCCCCAACAACGATCGAGCGGTACAACAATATATTCCGATTTTTACTGATCATTCGAACATATCAATACGAAATACAAAGGGTCTGGGCCAAGCAGACTTGGAGGGCGAAGAGTGCAAAGGATGTGCCTCCAAATAACAAAATCATAACTCTTCGCAACTATCTAATGTTCTTTCTGAACAACATGCAGTATTACATTCAAGTTGATGTGCTGGAAA GTCAATTTGGAATTTTGATGAATGTGATCAAGAGCAGGAGTGATTTCGAAGTTATACAAAGGGCTCACACTGTATTTCTGGCAAATGTTCTTTCGCATTGCTTCCTGCTTAACGAATCAGAGACCCAATTGAATGTCACCGGGAGCCAAAACCGAAATCCCATTTATGGAACCCTTCTTAAACTCTTTGGCATATGTGAGAAGTTTGCGCATATGACCCAAACGAAAGATCCGTCTGATGACTTAGAGGATGAAGTCGACCAACTTAATGAAAG TTTTGGTGTTCAAATTGCGAGCCTTATCCAACTATTAGTCGATGTAAAATCAGCTTCTTGTTTGGGTCCGCTTTCGCAGCTGCTTTTGCGTTTGGATTTCAATTGTTGGTTCAGTGCCAGTCATAATACGTCCGCATGA
- the RluA-2 gene encoding RluA pseudouridine synthase 2, isoform C — protein MESSKLLRNAQTQHGDASSVDVENIFLHRHMLYTNPTSDGNLHDREDSPECVWCPDDKDGSPAESKDPPISISEEKSETQSKEVLSEKRKASSTDDEGHVKKVKLEANSLKTKRPGFSDERYDETSYYFENGLRKVYPYFFTFTTFAKGRWVDEKILDVFVREFRAAPPEEYERSLEAGKLTVNSEKVPKDYKIKHNDLLANVVHRHEVPVTSQPIKIVYMDKDIVVVNKPASIPVHPCGRYRHNTVVFILAKEHNLKNLRTIHRLDRLTSGLLLFGRTAEKARELELQIRTRQVQKEYVCRVEGRFPDGIVECNEKIDVVSYKIGVCKVSPKGKDCKTTFKRIGEVGSDSIVLCKPLTGRMHQIRVHLQFLGYPISNDPLYNHEVFGPLKGRGGDIGGITEEQLISNLISIHNAENWLGLEGDQIVSGEIKDVAASTSVVEAPSVVQAPINSETEKPVISKNLEPSNDIATQTCYEEPDRSFDSKKTTSDPQCSECKINYRDPGTKDLIMYLHAWKYKGVGWEYETELPEWACNSNIDYDKV, from the exons ATGGAGAGTTCCAAACTCTTGAGAAATGCACAAACCCAGCATGGAGATGCCTCATCCGTGGACGTGGAAAACATATTCCTGCACCGCCATATGCTATACACAAATCCCACTTCGGATGGCAATCTCCATGATCGGGAAGATTCCCCCGAATGCGTGTGGTGTCCAGACGACAAGGATGGTAGTCCAGCTGAAAGCAAAGATCCACCG ATATCCATATCAGAGGAAAAGTCTGAAACGCAATCAAAAGAAGTTTTGtcggaaaagcgaaaagctaGCAGCACAGATGACGAAGGGCATgtgaaaaaagtaaaattagAGGCCAATAGTCTAAAAACGAAGCGTCCTGGATTCAGCGATGAAAGATACGACGAAACATCGTATTATTTTGAGAATG GTCTGCGGAAGGTGTATccttattttttcacattcacCACGTTCGCCAAAGGACGTTGGGTTGATGAGAAAATTCTGGATGTATTTGTCCGCGAATTTCGAGCCGCACCGCCGGAGGAATATGAACGCAGCCTGGAAGCGGGAAAATTGACTGTTAACTCTGAGAAAGTGCCCAAGGACTATAAAATCAAGCACAATGATCTGCTGGCCAATGTGGTGCATAG ACACGAAGTCCCTGTTACTTCACAGCCCATCAAGATTGTGTACATGGACAAGGATATTGTGGTTGTGAATAAGCCGGCATCGATACCG GTACATCCTTGTGGAAGATATAGACACAACACGGTAGTTTTCATCCTGGCCAAGGAGCACAATCTGAAGAACCTGCGAACCATTCACAGATTGGATCGTCTCACATCTGGCCTACTTTTGTTTGGACGGACTGCTGAAAAAGCCCGCGAATTGGAGCTGCAAATCCGAACTCGCCAAGTGCAAAAGGAATACGTTTGCCGCGTTGAAGGACGCTTTCCAGA TGGCATAGTTGAATGCAATGAGAAAATCGACGTCGTGAGCTACAAAATAGGTGTTTGTAAGGTTTCACCGAAGGGCAAGGACTGTAAGACCACATTTAAAAGAATCGGCGAGGTGGGCAGTGATAGTATTGTTTTGTGCAAACCACTAACAGGACGAATGCACCAAATACGAGTGCATTTACAATTCTTGG GCTATCCCATTTCAAATGATCCTTTGTACAACCATGAAGTTTTCGGTCCATTGAAAGGAAGAGGAGGAGATATCGGTGGAATAACCGAGGAACAGTTGATCAGTAACCTAATTAGCATTCATAATGCAGAAAACTGGTTGGGCTTGGAAGGAGATCAAATCGTATCAGGGGAAATAAAAGACGTAGCAGCAAGTACTTCAGTAGTAGAGGCTCCCTCAGTAGTTCAGGCTCCTATTAATAGTGAAACTGAAAAGCCTGTGATTTCAAAAAACCTTGAACCAAGTAACGAT ATTGCCACCCAAACGTGCTATGAGGAACCAGACAGGTCCTTTGATTCCAAGAAGACAACTTCGGATCCGCAATGTTCTGAATGCAAGATAAACTACAGAGACCCCGGCACAAAGGATCTCATAATGTACTTGCATGCATGGAAATACAAG GGCGTTGGTTGGGAGTACGAAACCGAATTGCCGGAATGGGCGTGTAATTCGAATATTGATTACGATAAAGTATAA
- the Cog4 gene encoding component of oligomeric golgi complex 4 → MSVLEQLGALDIGTNEQVDETLQRIADEEAKVNEKLESLLAKQCQIEAKMSGIGRSLSLLHTVDSDSNKLNDQIVNTAQLAESVSAKVRRLDLARCRASECQQRVHDLIDLHLCSQGVVKAIGEEDYEKSATHIARFLAMDQQLLRRTADDVQGSITSVSDAVKTLEDATEKTRVLIAKRFDEAVKADDLASVERFFKIFPLVGCHRTGIEKFSLYICQKLANKAQKELRNAQDIAKAESRLQLAYADRLTAILENFARVVEVNQPIIEAFYGQASSSLIDMVSILQHECDTEVKNLLMEFNKNRQIQYRSKQVNESTQRSAGGGNLGSNSIQALGHYRKPSGGSVDKLNPKEIDAIIAEITVMHARVELYFRFMRRRLQVHVETCVPEKEQFDIMERYEKIMKNSDLRRQMQEILSTYLLLERYFMEESVLKAIGLDTYESGQQCSSMVDDVFFILRKSIRRALTTQSINGTCAVINNVAACLDGDFVNALKAPLKSGYPSGYIDLAQAYNAIQTSLQQGKLHSSDADRGRANFLVQLNNADISTEYIETLCQTMEQEIAGTFPQTTQVERQMLDSCLTELKAVRDALKATVDFGMQQLRSSVIKPRLNPWINQFLNYSHNLNEEELAAYEAGETFVQFFIVQLDGLLNSFKNSLSPRNYDALVSILATEVTIQLERAIKKISFNRLGGLVLDQEVRALGSYLTGATSWSVRDKMTRISQIATLLNLDKITELSEYWNPENNKEMSSWHLTPNEVRTFLTLRNDFRIEDIKRLQL, encoded by the exons ATGAGTGTTCTGGAACAGCTGGGTGCTCTAGATATCGGTACAAATGAGCAGGTGGACGAAACGCTGCAGCGGATTGCCGACGAAGAG GCAAAAGTTAACGAGAAACTGGAGTCGCTGCTGGCCAAACAATGCCAGATTGAGGCCAAAATGAGTGGCATTGGGCGATCACTCAGCCTGCTTCACACGGTGGACAGCGATTCCAACAAGCTGAACGACCAGATCGTAAACACTGCCCAGTTGGCCGAATCGGTGAGCGCCAAGGTGCGCCGTTTGGATTTGGCCAGGTGCCGTGCCTCCGAGTGCCAGCAGCGGGTGCACGATCTGATCGACCTGCATCTGTGTAGCCAGGGCGTGGTGAAGGCCATCGGCGAGGAGGACTACGAGAAGAGTGCCACCCACATTGCCCGCTTCCTGGCGATGGATCAGCAATTGCTGCGGCGCACCGCCGACGACGTTCAGGGCTCCATAACGTCGGTTAGCGATGCGGTCAAGACGCTGGAGGATGCCACCGAGAAGACCCGCGTGCTGATTGCCAAGCGCTTCGATGAGGCAGTCAAAGCCGATGATTTGGCCTCTGTGGAAAGATTCTTCAAAATCTTTCCACTAGTCGGTTGCCATCGCACCGGAATCGAAAAGTTCTCGCTCTACATTTGCCAAAAGCTGGCAAACAAGGCGCAGAAGGAACTAAGGAACGCCCAGGACATAGCCAAGGCGGAATCGCGCCTGCAATTGGCCTACGCAGATCGGCTGACTGCTATTTTGGAAAACTTCGCCAGGGTGGTGGAAGTCAATCAGCCGATAATCGAAGCCTTTTACGGACAAGC TTCATCATCACTCATCGACATGGTGTCCATACTGCAGCACGAATGCGATACGGAGGTGAAGAATCTTCTAATGGAGTTCAACAAGAACCGGCAGATCCAGTACCGCAGCAAGCAAGTAAATGAATCCACTCAGCGGTCGGCCGGTGGCGGAAATCTCGGGAGCAACAGCATCCAAGCACTGGGTCATTATAGGAAACCATCTGGCGGCTCGGTGGACAAGCTAAATCCCAAGGAAATCGATGCCATTATAGCTGAAATAACCGTCATGCACGCCAGGGTCGAGTTGTACTTCCGATTTATGCGTCGGCGCCTACAG GTACATGTGGAGACGTGTGTGCCGGAAAAGGAGCAGTTTGATATAATGGAACGCTATGAGAAGATCATGAAGAACTCCGATCTGCGCCGCCAAATGCAGGAAATTCTGAGCACCTATTTGCTGCTGGAAAG atatttcatGGAGGAGAGCGTACTGAAGGCCATCGGCTTGGACACCTATGAGTCTGGGCAGCAGTGTTCGTCCATGGTGGACGATGTGTTCTTCATTCTTCGCAAATCCATTCGCAGGGCTCTGACAACCCAATCGATAAACGGAACCTGTGCTGTGATCAACAACGTGGCTGCCTGCCTGGATGGTGATTTTGTGAACGCACTGAAGGCGCCCTTGAAAAGCGGCTATCCCTCGGGCTACATCGACTTGGCCCAGGCATATAATGCTATACAAACATCGCTGCAGCAGGGAAAACTACATTCCAGTGATGCCGATCGAGGTCGAGCCAATTTCTTGGTTCAGCTGAACAATGCCGACATATCGACAGAGTATATTGAGACCTTGTGTCAGACGATGGAACAGGAAATTGCTGGCACATTTCCACAAACGACCCAGGTGGAGCGTCAAATGCTGGACAGTTGCCTCACGGAACTTAAAGCTGTGCGGGACGCGTTGAAAGCCACCGTTGATTTTGGAATGCAGCAGCTGCGATCCAGTGTCATAAAGCCACGCCTTAATCCCTGGATCAATCAGTTCCTGAACTACAGTCACAATTTGAATGAG GAGGAACTTGCTGCTTACGAAGCTGGGGAGACATTTGTCCAGTTCTTCATAGTGCAATTGGATGGACTACTTAACTCTTTTAAGAACTCGTTGAGTCCGCGCAACTATGATGCACTCGTTAGCATTTTGGCGACCGAAGTGACTATTCAATTGGAACGGGCTATTAAGAAAATCAGCTTTAATAGA CTTGGCGGTTTGGTGCTTGATCAGGAAGTTCGTGCCTTGGGAAGTTATCTAACAGGAGCTACATCGTGGTCGGTTCGAGATAAGATGACACGTATATCCCAAATAGCTACGCTCCTCAATCTGGACAAGATTACGGAGCTATCGGAGTACTGGAATCCGGAGAATAACAAAGAGATGTCATCTTGGCATCTCACACCTAACGAAGTTCGCACATTTTTAACGTTAAG aAATGACTTTCGTATAGAAGACATTAAGCGGCTACAACTTTAG
- the RluA-2 gene encoding RluA pseudouridine synthase 2, isoform E — MESSKLLRNAQTQHGDASSVDVENIFLHRHMLYTNPTSDGNLHDREDSPECVWCPDDKDGSPAESKDPPISISEEKSETQSKEVLSEKRKASSTDDEGHVKKVKLEANSLKTKRPGFSDERYDETSYYFENGLRKVYPYFFTFTTFAKGRWVDEKILDVFVREFRAAPPEEYERSLEAGKLTVNSEKVPKDYKIKHNDLLANVVHSPSRLCTWTRILWL; from the exons ATGGAGAGTTCCAAACTCTTGAGAAATGCACAAACCCAGCATGGAGATGCCTCATCCGTGGACGTGGAAAACATATTCCTGCACCGCCATATGCTATACACAAATCCCACTTCGGATGGCAATCTCCATGATCGGGAAGATTCCCCCGAATGCGTGTGGTGTCCAGACGACAAGGATGGTAGTCCAGCTGAAAGCAAAGATCCACCG ATATCCATATCAGAGGAAAAGTCTGAAACGCAATCAAAAGAAGTTTTGtcggaaaagcgaaaagctaGCAGCACAGATGACGAAGGGCATgtgaaaaaagtaaaattagAGGCCAATAGTCTAAAAACGAAGCGTCCTGGATTCAGCGATGAAAGATACGACGAAACATCGTATTATTTTGAGAATG GTCTGCGGAAGGTGTATccttattttttcacattcacCACGTTCGCCAAAGGACGTTGGGTTGATGAGAAAATTCTGGATGTATTTGTCCGCGAATTTCGAGCCGCACCGCCGGAGGAATATGAACGCAGCCTGGAAGCGGGAAAATTGACTGTTAACTCTGAGAAAGTGCCCAAGGACTATAAAATCAAGCACAATGATCTGCTGGCCAATGTGGTGCATAG CCCATCAAGATTGTGTACATGGACAAGGATATTGTGGTTGTGA